A single Primulina eburnea isolate SZY01 chromosome 11, ASM2296580v1, whole genome shotgun sequence DNA region contains:
- the LOC140804433 gene encoding uncharacterized protein — translation MGWSVKQDVSVSGGVGWSQILLQSGAAAELLKPPLLRRQEQPEFLKCPRCGSTNTKFCYYNNYNKSQPRYFCKACKRHWTKGGTLRNVPVGGGRKSKRPKKSTSATPISSSSSAAAAKTQHPDLPNFPFASTTNDPDQKIMSGTFYHTLSRSSSPMLRDIQKTSMVDENGLNNTPNSNVTASQIENAECPFSSLGIFDLNSCLNVYQDHYTWNLDSAAESAITSVNNPTMSSSVQIVESCSDTMDLANDWNWNEIDELVSPDRFKYIMG, via the coding sequence ATGGGTTGGAGTGTTAAACAGGATGTTTCTGTTAGTGGAGGAGTTGGTTGGAGCCAGATTTTGCTGCAGTCAGGAGCGGCGGCGGAGCTGTTAAAACCGCCATTGCTGCGGCGGCAAGAGCAGCCGGAGTTCTTGAAGTGTCCCAGGTGTGGTTCGACGAATACAAAGTTTTGTTACTACAATAACTACAACAAGTCTCAGCCTCGCTATTTCTGCAAAGCTTGCAAGAGGCATTGGACTAAAGGTGGCACTCTTCGAAATGTTCCGGTTGGCGGTGGCCGGAAAAGCAAACGGCCCAAGAAGTCAACTTCCGCCACCCCCAtatcctcctcctcctccgccGCCGCCGCCAAAACACAACACCCAGATTTACCAAATTTTCCATTCGCCAGTACTACTAATGATCCTGATCAGAAAATCATGTCCGGTACCTTTTATCACACCCTCTCCCGTTCTTCCTCTCCCATGTTACGAGATATTCAGAAGACTTCCATGGTGGACGAAAATGGCCTAAATAATACCCCAAATTCGAATGTGACAGCGTCTCAAATCGAGAATGCAGAGTGTCCGTTCTCGAGTTTAGGCATATTTGACCTGAATTCTTGTTTAAATGTGTACCAAGATCACTACACGTGGAATCTTGATTCTGCAGCGGAATCGGCCATTACCTCTGTAAATAACCCCACCATGAGTAGTAGTGTGCAGATTGTGGAAAGCTGCAGTGATACCATGGACTTGGCAAACGACTGGAATTGGAATGAAATTGATGAGTTAGTTTCACCTGATCGATTCAAATATATAATGGGATAA